The sequence CGCCGATGAACGAATCGAGGTCGCTGATGAGCCCGAACGGGAGCAGGAACAGTGCAGGCTTGAACTCGTCCTCTTTCAGGACGGCAGCGAGGAAGAAGAGTGTAACGGCGAGGTGGAGCCCAATGCTTGGCATGGTCTAGTGTATCTGTTGAGATTTCCCCCTTTAATTTCTTTCTGCTCCCTTATTTATGCGTGCCGTTATCAAAAATAGGGGCAAAATCACTTCTTCCGCTTCTTGCGTGTTGTTATTCCCAGTAGTACGCTCAGTATACCAATCAATGCGATTGAGCCGATGAACGTGAATACAGGGGCCTTGGCTGCTCCTCGGAGCCGCTCCCAGAAACATAGGGGGTCGTTTGCGGGTATATCGCACCAGTGCGAGATGAACGCCTGCTCGGGCACGAGATACAGTCTCATACCACTTTCGTTATACGCGCCACCCACACCGTTGGTATACAGGTTGATATTGATATTGTAGCCCCCTTCCGTACCCAGGAGTCCTGCCGTTTGCGTGCTCGCGATGAAGGTCATGTTATAATCGTCCTCAGGCGAGGTATCCGTGTGCTCCTGCGGCACCACCAGCTTGACGTGATAGCCGTCTTCAGAGCCCGAATAGGCTGCGGCGTTCGCTACCAGTACGGTTACCAGCGCGACTATACCGAGGAGTATTCCGATCCGTTCTCTCTTCATTCCAGACTCACCCCCGCGGTTCTGAAGTACCGCACGACCGTTTCGTTCTCCAGATCCACGATCACGAGCAGTCCTCGACCATCCGTGTAGTCGATCTGGTACAATGTCGTGTTCGGTAGGTTGCTGTAGATCACCGGATACGTCTGCGCTAGTTCCGTGAGGTTCGCAGGCGGTAAGGCCGTGATCTCGTAGTGATACTCAGGATTCTCGGCGATGAACGCGCTCACCTCCGGCTCCTGCGCGGCGATGGCGAGCACTTCATCCTCTACAGCCTGCGCTGCTCCTTGCAGTCCTTCGTGCTCCGCTGATGAAGGCGAGCCGTCGTCCGTAATACAGCCTCCGCTGTACGTCATCACGGCGATGAGTGCTACAATGACCGGCATGCGGTGCTTCGTCGTCATCTCCCTTCCCTTCTCTTCTCTTCCCTTCTCTTCTCGTACCTTACGCCGCTTACGCGGTAAACTTGATCACGTCGCCAGCCGGCACATTGTCGCCAAAGGTCACGTCTGCCGCCGCAAAGGTCGCCGAATCCACATCGATCTCGATCACCATCTGATACATATTGCCGGGAATCAACCGCAGCTCCTGGACCGCGCCGAGCGGGATGTTGAAGACGCCGTCGAATAAGCAGTCGTCAAAAATGCTCTGCCAGACCGGGTTCCCCAGCGTGTCGTTGATCGTCACCTTCAAGCTCCCTGTCTGGATCGGATTGCCCGCAGTATCCGTCAGCTTGCCCTGCAGCGTCACAATGGTCGGCTGCGGCAGGTACTTTAATGGATACTCAACACCGTAATAGACGAAGGCTTTTTTATCCCCGCGTAAGCCACCAATGACGAGGTCGGTGTAGCCGTCGCCGTTCAGATCACCGGCATTCGCTACTGCATAACCGAAGTGCCATGCACCGATATGGTCGGTGATGCTCAGGTCCGAGGTGCCGTCGAAGCCTGGGCCGCCGTAATAGACGTAGGCTTTGCTTCGGCCGTGACCGAGTGTCCCGATGACGAGGTCGGCATAGCCGTCGTTGTTCAGATCACCGGCATTCGCTACTGAAACACCGAAGTAAACCATCAAGTCCCATTCGTCGGTATGGTCGGTGATGTTTACGTCAGAGAAGCCATCGAATGAGGGCCCGCCGAAGTAAACGAAGGCTTTGGCCGCGCCCCATGCGCCAATGATGAGGTCGGCGTAGCCGTCATTGTTCAGATCACCGGCATTCGCTACCGAACAACCGAAGTCGTCTTCCCCGATGTGGTCGGTGATGTTGACATCCGAGAGGCCGTCGAAGTCGGGCCCGCCAAAGTAGACGAATGCTTTTCGCGTTAATCCCCATGTCCCGATGACGAGGTCGGCGTAGCCGTCGGCGTTCAGATCACCCGCGTTCGCTACAGATCCACCGAAGCCATTTTCTGTGGGGTGGTCGTCAATGGTAACGTTAGAGAAGCCGTCGACGCCGTCGAAGCCGGACCCACCAAAATAGACAAAGGTCTTGTTCGTATAGCCTGTGCCAATGACGAGGTCGGTAATGCTGTCGCCGTTCAGATCACCGGCGTTCGCTACTGACTCACCGAAGCCCATTTCGTCGGTATGGTCGGTGATATTCACGTCAGAGAGGCCATCGAATGAGGGCCCGCCGAAGTACACGAAGGCCTTGTTCGTATTTGCGCCAATGACGAGATCGGCATAACCGTCCCTATTCAGATCACCGGCGTTCGCTACTGACTCACCGAAGTTCCCTTC comes from Methanomicrobia archaeon and encodes:
- a CDS encoding FG-GAP repeat protein — protein: MKPIKIFMLLIVLAAMAAGTGMVSGMPFDGFSDVDITDHTGEACFGKAVANAGDLNGDGYTDLVIGTFDGANKAFVYFGGPLFDGTSDVNITDHTGEGNFGESVANAGDLNRDGYADLVIGANTNKAFVYFGGPSFDGLSDVNITDHTDEMGFGESVANAGDLNGDSITDLVIGTGYTNKTFVYFGGSGFDGVDGFSNVTIDDHPTENGFGGSVANAGDLNADGYADLVIGTWGLTRKAFVYFGGPDFDGLSDVNITDHIGEDDFGCSVANAGDLNNDGYADLIIGAWGAAKAFVYFGGPSFDGFSDVNITDHTDEWDLMVYFGVSVANAGDLNNDGYADLVIGTLGHGRSKAYVYYGGPGFDGTSDLSITDHIGAWHFGYAVANAGDLNGDGYTDLVIGGLRGDKKAFVYYGVEYPLKYLPQPTIVTLQGKLTDTAGNPIQTGSLKVTINDTLGNPVWQSIFDDCLFDGVFNIPLGAVQELRLIPGNMYQMVIEIDVDSATFAAADVTFGDNVPAGDVIKFTA